In a single window of the Rattus norvegicus strain BN/NHsdMcwi chromosome 6, GRCr8, whole genome shotgun sequence genome:
- the Cdc42ep3 gene encoding cdc42 effector protein 3, with protein MPAKTPIYLKAANNKKGKKFKLRDILSPDMISPPLGDFRHTIHIGKEGQHDVFGDISFLQGNYELLPGNQEKAHSGQFPGHNDFFRANSTSDSMFTETPSPVLKNAISLPTIGGSQALMLPLLSPVTFNSKQESFGRPKLPRLSCEPVMEEKVEEKGSLLENGTVHQGDTSWGSSGSASQSSQGRDSHSSSLSEQYSDWPADDMFEHPASCELGKSKTKSEESLSDLTGSLLSLQLDLGPSLLDEVLNVMDKNK; from the coding sequence ATGCCAGCCAAGACCCCAATTTACCTGAAAGCGGCTAACAAcaagaagggaaagaaatttAAACTGAGGGACATTCTGTCCCCTGATATGATCAGTCCTCCTTTGGGGGACTTTCGTCACACTATTCACATCGGCAAAGAGGGCCAGCATGACGTCTTTGGAGACATTTCCTTTCTTCAAGGGAACTATGAGCTCTTGCCTGGAAACCAAGAGAAAGCACACTCCGGCCAGTTCCCGGGGCACAACGACTTCTTCCGGGCCAATAGCACCTCGGACTCGATGTTCACGGAAACACCCTCCCCGGTGCTCAAAAATGCCATCTCCCTCCCGACTATTGGAGGATCCCAGGCTCTCATGCTGCCCTTATTATCACCAGTGACATTTAATTCCAAGCAGGAGTCCTTTGGGCGTCCTAAGTTGCCAAGACTCAGCTGTGAGCCTGTCATGGAAGAGAAAGTTGAGGAGAAAGGTAGTCTGTTAGAGAACGGGACAGTCCACCAGGGAGACACCTCGTGGGGCTCCAGTGGTTCCGCGTCTCAGTCCAGCCAGGGCAGGGACAGCCACTCCTCCAGCCTGTCTGAACAGTACTCCGACTGGCCCGCGGACGACATGTTTGAGCATCCTGCCTCCTGCGAGCTGGGGAAGTCAAAGACTAAATCAGAAGAATCCCTTTCCGACCTGACCGGCTCCCTGCTCTCCCTGCAGTTGGATCTGGGGCCCTCACTTTTGGATGAAGTCCTGAATGTCATGGATAAAAATAAGTAA